One region of Pseudomonas glycinae genomic DNA includes:
- a CDS encoding amidohydrolase, with translation MKRFIPLFTKNLLIAAMSFASMEAMAATDLVLFNGNIFTADRAQAKVQALAVENGKVLKVGSDAQIKALIEPGTQVIDLKGQALMPGLIDSHSHAIFGGLEMVSANMEDDVVSLDELEKRLRGWRDDGKARHGDVLSVAGMSSAYWAKAEALGKIFNHGEWTDVPVVFTGSDHHTAWANNVMLKRAGIDAALLKTLPDAEKDTIGKLPNGEPDGFVVDAGWDRVASKMPVPSPADMLKAAQSAVRFNNSLGITAWMDPAANAAPGEPVFALKPTEKTVGVLPAYKALSESGGMTAHVAALLVANPKSVPADLDTLDKVRRQFQGIPNLTLPGIKIFADGVIEYPAQSAAMIDPYSNSHKQGELLIDPQHFGELVSAIDQRSWLVHIHAIGDRAVRESLNGIAQARKDRQSGVTHSITHLQMVNPKEFARFKPLNVIASMQLLWASADDYTTDMIKPYVSALAFRYQYPAHSLLKQGATIAGASDWPVSSPNPWNAMAQAITRTGPLGVLNADERLDRETMFYAYTANAARTIGLEQQIGSLSPGKQADFIVLDRDVFSVDDKALHDTQVLQTWFAGRQVYAPTL, from the coding sequence ATGAAAAGATTCATCCCGCTTTTCACAAAAAATCTGCTGATCGCCGCTATGAGTTTTGCCTCGATGGAAGCCATGGCCGCCACCGATCTGGTGCTGTTCAATGGCAATATTTTCACCGCCGACCGCGCTCAAGCGAAGGTTCAGGCGCTGGCCGTGGAGAACGGCAAGGTGCTGAAAGTCGGCAGCGATGCGCAGATCAAGGCCTTGATCGAACCCGGCACCCAGGTCATCGACCTGAAAGGTCAGGCGTTGATGCCCGGCCTGATCGACAGCCATTCCCACGCGATTTTCGGCGGACTGGAAATGGTCTCGGCCAATATGGAAGACGACGTAGTCAGTCTGGATGAACTGGAAAAACGCCTGCGCGGCTGGCGTGACGACGGCAAGGCCCGGCATGGCGATGTGTTGAGCGTGGCCGGCATGAGTTCGGCGTATTGGGCCAAGGCTGAAGCGCTGGGCAAAATCTTCAACCACGGCGAATGGACCGACGTGCCGGTGGTGTTCACCGGCAGCGATCACCACACCGCATGGGCCAACAATGTGATGCTCAAACGTGCGGGTATCGACGCCGCGCTGCTGAAAACCCTGCCGGACGCAGAAAAAGACACCATCGGCAAACTGCCCAACGGTGAACCGGACGGCTTTGTGGTCGACGCCGGTTGGGATCGGGTGGCCTCGAAAATGCCAGTGCCGAGCCCGGCCGACATGCTCAAGGCAGCGCAATCGGCGGTGCGTTTCAACAACAGCCTCGGTATCACCGCGTGGATGGACCCCGCCGCCAACGCCGCGCCGGGCGAGCCGGTGTTCGCCCTCAAGCCCACCGAGAAAACCGTCGGCGTGCTGCCGGCCTACAAGGCCCTGTCGGAAAGCGGCGGCATGACTGCCCACGTCGCCGCGCTGCTGGTGGCCAACCCGAAAAGCGTTCCGGCCGATCTCGACACCCTCGACAAGGTTCGCCGGCAGTTTCAGGGCATCCCCAACCTGACGCTGCCGGGGATCAAGATCTTCGCTGACGGCGTGATCGAATACCCGGCCCAGAGCGCGGCGATGATCGATCCCTACAGCAACTCGCACAAACAGGGTGAGTTGCTGATCGACCCGCAGCACTTCGGCGAACTGGTCAGTGCCATCGATCAGCGCAGCTGGCTGGTGCACATCCACGCCATCGGCGACCGCGCGGTGCGCGAATCGCTGAACGGCATCGCCCAGGCGCGCAAGGACCGGCAGAGCGGCGTAACGCACTCGATCACCCACCTGCAAATGGTCAACCCGAAGGAGTTCGCCCGCTTCAAGCCGCTGAACGTGATTGCCTCGATGCAACTGCTGTGGGCCAGCGCCGACGACTACACCACCGACATGATCAAGCCTTACGTCAGCGCCCTCGCCTTTCGCTATCAATACCCGGCGCATTCGCTGCTCAAACAAGGCGCGACGATTGCCGGCGCCAGCGACTGGCCGGTGTCCTCGCCGAACCCGTGGAACGCCATGGCCCAGGCCATCACCCGCACCGGGCCGCTGGGCGTGCTCAACGCCGACGAACGCCTGGACCGCGAAACCATGTTCTACGCCTACACCGCCAACGCCGCGCGGACCATCGGCCTGGAGCAACAGATCGGCTCGCTGAGCCCCGGCAAACAGGCCGATTTCATCGTGCTCGATCGCGATGTATTCAGCGTCGACGACAAGGCCCTGCATGACACTCAGGTCCTGCAAACCTGGTTCGCCGGCCGCCAGGTCTACGCCCCTACCCTCTAA
- a CDS encoding LysR family transcriptional regulator: MDKLGALKMFVVTAQLGSFSRAAEQLGKTPSALTKAVNHLESELGARLFERSTRRILLTEIGRLYLETARQVLQRLDEASEEIEQLQHGLRGSLKITAPLAYGRAFLDQVCDGFLQQYPQISLQVDLCDEFVNLLESGYDLALREGHDDLPGLIARVVGSNRLALCGSPEYLARKGLPVTPQTLDQHEWLLYRHPLLSREFWWAERDGQRLSLAQPAAPLLRSDNYDLLLASALAGRGLLHTPLWSAAPYIADGRLVRVMADYEIDPDSFGPHILAVYPSHRRATAKVVAFIDYIAGFLAERGLN; encoded by the coding sequence ATGGACAAGTTGGGTGCATTGAAAATGTTCGTGGTCACCGCGCAGCTCGGCAGTTTCAGCCGCGCCGCCGAGCAACTGGGCAAGACCCCGTCGGCCCTGACCAAAGCGGTCAATCATCTGGAATCTGAACTTGGGGCGCGGCTGTTCGAGCGCAGCACGCGGCGGATTCTGCTGACCGAAATCGGTCGGCTGTATCTGGAAACCGCACGCCAAGTGCTGCAACGGCTGGACGAGGCCAGCGAGGAAATCGAGCAGTTGCAGCACGGTCTGCGTGGCAGCCTGAAAATCACCGCACCGCTGGCTTACGGGCGAGCGTTTCTCGATCAGGTGTGTGACGGCTTTTTGCAGCAATACCCGCAGATCAGCCTGCAAGTGGATTTGTGCGACGAATTCGTCAATCTGCTGGAAAGCGGTTACGACCTGGCACTGCGCGAAGGGCACGATGATTTGCCGGGGTTGATCGCGCGAGTGGTCGGCAGCAATCGCCTGGCGCTGTGCGGCAGCCCCGAATACCTGGCGCGCAAGGGCTTGCCGGTCACGCCGCAAACCCTCGATCAGCATGAATGGCTGCTGTACCGGCATCCGTTGCTCAGTCGCGAATTCTGGTGGGCCGAGCGCGACGGCCAGCGCCTGAGCCTGGCGCAACCGGCAGCGCCGCTGTTGCGCAGCGACAATTACGACCTGCTGTTGGCCAGTGCCCTGGCCGGGCGCGGCTTGCTGCATACACCATTGTGGAGCGCTGCGCCGTACATCGCCGACGGGCGACTGGTGCGGGTCATGGCGGATTACGAGATCGACCCGGACAGCTTTGGCCCGCACATTCTGGCGGTGTACCCGAGTCATCGGCGGGCTACGGCCAAGGTTGTGGCGTTTATCGACTACATCGCAGGCTTTCTCGCCGAACGCGGTTTGAACTGA
- the imuA gene encoding translesion DNA synthesis-associated protein ImuA: MGAVVALDTLFNGGQVWKGRPAPPAASPQPTGHAALDAALPSGGWPEAALSEILLAGPGVGELQLVWPTLARLSAAGERIVLVAPPFVPYPQAWANAGVDLRQLSVIRASERDALWAAEQCLRSGSCGAVLCWPHKADDRALRRLQVAAETGQTLAFAWRPLSEAVNPSPAALRIAIDARPAQLRVLKCRGGLARSAPIAFTVGH; the protein is encoded by the coding sequence ATGGGTGCCGTCGTTGCGCTGGATACGCTGTTCAATGGCGGCCAGGTCTGGAAGGGCCGGCCTGCGCCACCGGCCGCCAGCCCGCAACCCACCGGGCACGCGGCGCTGGACGCAGCGTTGCCCAGTGGCGGCTGGCCGGAAGCGGCACTGAGCGAAATCCTGCTGGCCGGGCCCGGTGTCGGTGAACTGCAACTGGTGTGGCCGACCCTGGCGCGGCTGTCGGCGGCGGGGGAGCGCATTGTGCTGGTGGCGCCGCCGTTTGTGCCGTACCCGCAGGCCTGGGCCAATGCCGGGGTCGATCTGCGTCAGTTGTCGGTGATCCGGGCCAGCGAACGCGATGCCTTGTGGGCGGCGGAACAATGCCTGCGCTCGGGCAGTTGCGGCGCGGTGCTGTGCTGGCCGCACAAGGCCGATGACCGCGCCTTGCGCCGTTTGCAGGTGGCGGCGGAAACCGGCCAGACCCTGGCGTTCGCGTGGCGCCCCTTGAGCGAAGCGGTCAACCCGTCGCCGGCCGCGTTGCGCATTGCCATCGATGCGCGGCCGGCGCAGTTGCGCGTGCTCAAGTGCCGGGGCGGTCTGGCGCGCAGCGCACCGATTGCCTTCACCGTGGGGCATTGA
- a CDS encoding Y-family DNA polymerase, which yields MRWVCILFPQLALDAVLRQRPDPEQPLALLSGPAQRRVLQAVNPAARALGLRPGQSMTAAQAMSKGFATVDYDSAEVEHWQQFLAAWAYRFSAQVSVHYPRTVVFEIESSLGLFGSWAQFEARLRTELTELGFRHRIVAAPNPVAARVLANAYDGLVVPDGEALRHHLGQLAVDRIGLEPSVATALSRMGLRNLHQVQNLPRQALARRFEAPMLKHLDTLFGARPLALAFYLPPDRFDVRIELNFDVQSHQALLFPLRRLTSDLAAFLCGRDSGVQRFDLHLEHAGLPDTLIKVGLLSAERDPAMLFELARGRLEQVQVEAPVRGFRLRAEDLPSFVPQFQELFDDRPQQTLPWEQLRERLRARLGDEAVQGLRFQADHRPECAWQNADDKQRCPALPGVQRPGWLLGEPQSVPEGSARILMGPERIESGWWDGDDVRRDYYLIQNRAGQQGWAYRAVGEVGPLWLQGWFA from the coding sequence ATGCGCTGGGTTTGCATTCTGTTTCCGCAATTGGCCCTCGACGCCGTGCTGCGTCAGCGGCCCGATCCCGAGCAGCCGTTGGCGCTGCTCAGCGGCCCGGCCCAGCGCCGGGTGCTGCAAGCGGTCAACCCGGCGGCGCGGGCCCTGGGCTTGCGTCCGGGGCAGTCGATGACCGCCGCGCAGGCCATGAGCAAAGGGTTCGCCACTGTCGATTACGATTCGGCCGAGGTCGAGCACTGGCAGCAGTTTCTCGCCGCCTGGGCCTATCGCTTCAGCGCCCAGGTCAGCGTGCATTACCCGCGCACCGTGGTGTTCGAGATCGAATCGAGCCTCGGTCTGTTCGGTTCCTGGGCGCAGTTCGAGGCACGCTTGCGCACGGAGCTGACCGAGCTGGGTTTTCGTCATCGCATCGTCGCCGCGCCCAATCCGGTGGCGGCGCGGGTGTTGGCCAACGCCTACGACGGATTGGTGGTGCCCGACGGTGAAGCCCTGCGTCATCATCTCGGGCAATTGGCGGTCGACCGCATCGGCCTTGAACCGAGCGTGGCCACGGCGCTGTCGCGCATGGGCCTGCGTAACCTCCATCAGGTGCAGAACCTGCCGCGTCAGGCCCTGGCCCGACGTTTCGAGGCACCGATGCTCAAGCACCTGGACACGCTGTTCGGTGCACGGCCGCTGGCGCTGGCGTTCTACCTGCCGCCGGATCGCTTCGACGTGCGCATCGAACTCAATTTCGACGTGCAGTCCCATCAGGCGCTGCTGTTCCCCTTGCGCCGCCTGACGTCCGATCTGGCGGCTTTTTTGTGCGGGCGCGACAGCGGCGTGCAGCGCTTCGATCTGCACCTGGAACATGCGGGGTTGCCGGACACGCTGATCAAGGTCGGCCTGCTCAGCGCCGAACGCGATCCGGCGATGCTCTTTGAACTGGCCCGTGGTCGATTGGAGCAGGTGCAGGTCGAAGCCCCGGTGCGCGGTTTTCGTCTGCGCGCCGAGGACCTGCCGAGTTTCGTGCCGCAGTTTCAGGAACTGTTCGACGACCGTCCGCAGCAGACCTTGCCCTGGGAGCAATTGCGCGAACGCCTGCGCGCACGGCTGGGGGATGAAGCGGTACAGGGCCTGCGCTTTCAGGCCGACCATCGCCCGGAGTGCGCGTGGCAGAACGCCGACGACAAACAACGTTGCCCCGCATTGCCGGGCGTGCAGCGTCCGGGCTGGTTGCTGGGCGAGCCGCAGTCCGTGCCGGAAGGTTCGGCGCGCATTCTCATGGGCCCGGAGCGCATCGAGTCCGGCTGGTGGGACGGTGACGACGTGCGCCGCGACTATTACCTGATCCAGAACCGCGCCGGCCAGCAAGGCTGGGCGTACCGGGCAGTGGGTGAGGTCGGCCCGTTGTGGCTGCAGGGCTGGTTCGCATGA
- the lexA gene encoding transcriptional repressor LexA → MYSMTTLTPRRTAILTFIRERIAEHGQPPSLAEISEAFGFASRSVARKHVLALTEAGFIEVNPHQARGIRLLGQPARPELLEVPVLGRVAAGAPIGADADLHNRLMLDPALFSRTPDYMLRVQGDSMIEDGILDGDLVGVRRNPEALNGQIVVARLDGEVTIKRFERVGDEVRLLPRNPAYQPIVVRADQDLAIEGVFCGLVRQG, encoded by the coding sequence ATGTACTCCATGACGACTCTGACTCCCCGCCGTACCGCCATCCTGACCTTTATCCGCGAACGCATCGCCGAACACGGTCAGCCCCCAAGCCTCGCTGAAATCAGCGAGGCTTTTGGTTTTGCCTCCCGCAGCGTGGCGCGCAAGCATGTGCTGGCGCTCACCGAAGCCGGGTTTATCGAGGTCAACCCGCATCAGGCCCGGGGCATTCGCCTGCTCGGGCAACCGGCGCGACCGGAATTGCTCGAAGTCCCGGTGCTCGGCCGGGTGGCCGCCGGTGCGCCCATCGGTGCCGATGCCGACCTGCACAATCGGCTGATGCTCGATCCCGCGCTGTTCTCCCGCACGCCCGACTACATGCTGCGGGTGCAGGGCGATTCGATGATCGAGGACGGCATTCTCGACGGCGACCTGGTCGGCGTGCGACGCAACCCCGAAGCGCTCAACGGCCAGATCGTGGTGGCGCGGCTCGACGGCGAGGTCACCATCAAACGCTTCGAGCGGGTCGGCGATGAGGTTCGCCTGTTGCCGCGCAACCCGGCGTATCAGCCGATTGTGGTGCGGGCCGATCAGGATCTGGCCATCGAAGGGGTGTTCTGCGGTCTGGTGAGGCAAGGCTGA